Within the Flavobacterium sp. N502536 genome, the region TAGCCGTTTATTTTAAGATTCCCATGCTTCAGGCTTTTAGCGAGGCCGCGATGGTGGGAGGAATTGCAGACTGGTTTGCTGTGGTGGCTTTGTTTCGTCATCCACTGGGAATCCCGATTTGGCATACTGCAATTATTCCGACTAAGAAAAATGAAATTGGTGAAAACTTAGGGAATTTCGTTTCAGAAGAGTTTTTGAATCGCGAGAAACTCGAAATAAAACTGGAGGAGTTTAATTTTGCAACAAAAGCTTCCGACTGGCTTTCGCAGCAGGATAACGCCAATAAAATTGCCAGTGTGGTGGCTTTGAATATCATTCCGGGAGTTTTGAAAACGATAAAAGATGAAGATATCAAACGATTTATTCAAACTCAGTTCAAAGAGAAACTGGAGGCTGTCAATTTTGGCGATTGGGTAGCGCTGGCGTTAGAACCTTTGCAGAAAGGGAATGTGAAGGACGAGCTGCTGACCAACGTGCTGAATGTTATGAGTACAGAACTGAGCAATAATAAGGATCTGATTCGGAAAAAAGTAAAAGAGTCAACCCCGTTTCTGAGTTTTGGTTTGGCCGATAAAAGCATTACAGAAGGTGTTTTTAATGGGCTTGCTGATTTTTTAAACGAGGCAAAACATCCCGGAAGTGCGATCAGACTTAAAATAGACGAGTATG harbors:
- a CDS encoding DUF445 domain-containing protein — encoded protein: METSIDPENISKKRALNKMKRNALALLGFAVFLFVIAVYFKIPMLQAFSEAAMVGGIADWFAVVALFRHPLGIPIWHTAIIPTKKNEIGENLGNFVSEEFLNREKLEIKLEEFNFATKASDWLSQQDNANKIASVVALNIIPGVLKTIKDEDIKRFIQTQFKEKLEAVNFGDWVALALEPLQKGNVKDELLTNVLNVMSTELSNNKDLIRKKVKESTPFLSFGLADKSITEGVFNGLADFLNEAKHPGSAIRLKIDEYVYDFLDKVKNSEEMRVKINTMILSFAGKKEVQDYVNGIWDEIKESISTDLKKGDESSIKKSISGLIQGFGNGIKEDAVMIDKINNFIKNDLLSILLNNKKVIGDLISSTVKSWDGKEVSEKLELEIGKDLQYIRINGTLVGGLIGLVIYAVEWTYHYLV